The window AGGCTCCCGGTGTTCAGCATCAGGCTGAAGCTCCGCTAACGGGTGGAATACACCATGCGCGCACCAATGATAAATTAGCCGGAGAGCCGTTAGAATTGGTCGCAGTCCAGTTGACTGAAGAAAGAAACCATAACGCGCGCAATGAAGGTCGAACGTTGAGCACGGGCCGTGAACTACTCGGTGGTCCTGCTTCAAGCGAAAACGCGCGCGCGAAGTTGCCGCAAGGCATGGCGGCAGCTGATGCGGCTCTCCAAGAAAATGGTATTTTGCCTATACGTGGCAACCCGGCTTCATTGCCACAACTTCCATCACAAGCATCGGCACTTTTGCCCGATAAATCGGCTCCGGTAACAACAGGCAAGCCGGCAACACAATCGGGATTTTCCGCGCTTTCGGCATCGGACACCCACAACCTCAAGTCTATTGGAAATATTGCCTCTCCTGTTGAACCAGCCGCCGTGTCGACCGCAATGGGTGACAAACCAGAGTCCTCTCTATTTCCTGAAACAAGTGTGCGCTTAAATCAGGGGCCAAACCCTAGACATAGTGAAACCAGAGTTGCGGCCCCAGTCATATCGCAAATAGCGGCCCCGCCGAGCCCGAAAACCGCAAGAGTTCAGGCACCGATTTCAGACCCCTCCAGCTCTGCCCAACTGATGCTTGAATTAGGGGCGAAGTCTGACGCCGCAACTTCGCTGCTTGTCGCAGCCGAGACGCCCGAAATAGTTGATTGTAATTCAAATCGCATCAACTCGGCGCAACAAGGGCCTCTTCCTGTGCAGCGTACGGAAATGGTATCGCAGATTGCACGGCAATTGACCGAAGTGATGCCATCGGCTGCTAGCCGCCCGGTTGAGATCGCCCTCTCTCCCGAAGAACTTGGTCGCGTACGTATGGGGATCACGACCGATGAAGGCAAAATCACCATTAGCATTCTGGCCGAACGTCCCGAAACATTGGACTTGATGCGCCGCCATATAGATCAGTTAGGTCAGTCATTCCGCAGTTTAGGCTATGAACAGGTGTCATTTCTATTTGGACAGGGGACCGGGAATGGGGATCAGGCAGATGTTGATCCCAAGGATCAAAATGCCTCAGCCCGAACAGTTCTGGCGCATCCGGACGAGGACCAATCTCCTGTGATCATCAATGTAGCCCCCACCACCGCAAGCGGTGTCGATATCCGTCTGTAAGGAACCGATATGATTTCTCCCACTCTGACAAACTCAACCAACAACAGTGTTGCAGGAACCGCAGCCAGTTCACCGCAAGCACAAGCAGTCCTGTCGTCCGACTTCGAGACGTTTATCAACATGCTGACGACTCAAGCGAAATATCAGGATCCTCTGGAACCACTCGACAGTTCAGAGTACGCGGCACAGTTGGCGCAGTTTTCGATGGTTGAACAGCAAGTACTGTCAAACGATCTGCTCACCGCGCTCGCAAATTCGTTGGGCAACAGCACGATGGGGCAAATGGCCGGATGGATCGGGATGGAAGGACGTACAACTGCTCCCGTTGCATTTGAGAACACGCCTATAGAAATTCTGCCGGATCCTCCGATTGGCGCCAAGTCTATGGAGCTGGTGGTCTACGACACCCAGGGTCGTGAGGTTGACCGCGGTGCACTTCCGGTCTCCAGCAACCCAGTAATTTGGGCAGGTGTCCGCCAAGACGGCTCTGCGGTGCCCGCTGGTCAATACCGCTTCGAGGTGGAGGCAGTCGACTCGGCTGGGAACCCACTACCGGCCGCGACGGCATCCACCTACGCACGTATTACCGAAGTGCAAAACAACGGCAATGAAACGCGGGTTATCTTCGCTGGAGGGGCAGAAGCATCAGCAAATGCCATTACAGCGCTGCGCAAAGCAATCTAGCGGTCAGCTATTGCGTAAGCACCATACGCAAATGGAAGTAGCGCACGGCGCCATCGACCCAAAGGGAAACGGCGTAAGGGCGCGCGCATCGCCTGTGGATGGATCAGCGTTGGTGGTTGATCCTGAACAAGTTGCGCAAGCAACGCCCCGCTATAGGTTCCCGTGGCGATGCCATTACCGTGATAACACAGCCCTGCGTACAGCCCTGATTGTTCCGGAATCTCGCCGACAAACGGCATTAAGTCACGGGAGAGACAGACCATTCCCGACCAACCGTGAGTCGCTTCGACACCAGACCAAGCTGGGAACATACGCTCAAAATCTGTCCGGATGCACTGCGTGGCCTTCGCCTCAGCCGCAGCACCGGTAAACACGCCGCCTCTCATGCCAAAAAGAAAGCGACGATTTGGTAGAAGGCGAAAGTAGTGGAGCAGATTGCGCGTATCGTAACACATTTGGTCGCTAGACCATCCAGCGGCAGCCAGTTCGTTATCATCCAACGGCCGTGTGACGATGACATTTGACTGACTAGGCAGATAGCGTCCCGCCAGCCAGTTCGGTAGATTTTCAGAAGAATATCCGTTGGTCGCAATAATAACGCGGTCGGCACGTAACTTGTGGCCATTTGCCTCCAACACCCAACCATCTACCTGAGATCGCAACCCCGTGACTTCGCTTTGCTCGTAAATTCGGGCTCCGGAGGCCTCTGCAGCCTGCGTTAGTCCAGCAAGGTATTTGCGCGGGTTAAGCCCGAATCCTGTCTCAATCGTGAGGCCTCCGTGGAATGGCCCCGCCATACCAAGAGAGGCAAGGCTCTCTGCTTTGTGAAGCTGGTAAGGAACTCCGTAGTTTTCGTCGATTGCTTTTGCGTGGGCTTCTAGTTCGGCCATGTCTTTGGGACGGTGCGCCAACATGGTTTCGCCTTTGGAATGGCGATCAACCTCTATATCATGCTGCTGGATGATGCTTTCGACCAGTTCAATCGCAGCACGTTCAGTACGGCGAAATGCAATGCGCCCGTCACGACCAAAGCGCCGATCAAGCAAAGAATCGCCCGCCATCCCGCCGCCCAAACAGCAAAAACCACCATTGCGACCTGATGCACCCCAACCGATCCGCTGGGCATCCAGTACCGTGACGCTGATCCCCGCGCGTGCAAGATGCAAAGCCGCAGAAAGACCTGTAAACCCTGCCCCGATGATAGCAACATCCGTGCGTCCGTTTTCGCTGAATGACGGACGCGGACCGATGTCGTGTGAGGCATCCCACCAACAGTTCGCGCGCGGCCCTTCACCGTAAGCGTAATCATCAAAAAGACGTTTCACGCCGCGCGTTCTGCAGCTTGAGCATCTTTTTGCGCGCGAACCGAGTTACGCTTCGAGACGAGCGAGGCCGAGATGACCCCGATGGTTACAACGCCTATCATCATCGTAGACAGCGCGTTGATCTCTGGCGACACGCCCAAGCGCACCGCGCTCCAAATCTTGATCGGTAGGGTGGTTGAAGATGGGCCTGAAACGAAAGAAGCAATAACCAGATCATCAAGGCTAAGGGTGAAAGCCAATAGCCAGCCTGAAATAACCGCTGGTGCAATGATAGGAAGGGTTACCAAACGAAATGCCTCCAACCGAGTGCAGCCCAAATCGAGGGCCGCTTCTTCAAGCGACCGGTCGAAGCTGACCAGGCGTGATGACACCACGACAGAGACATAACACATGGCAAAAGTGGTGTGAGCCAGAACAATCGTCAGCACACCACGATCCAATCCGATCCCAATGAATAGCAAGAGCAGTGAGAGGCCGGTGATAACTTCGGGCATAACCAAAGGCGCGTAGATCATGCCGGAGAATAGGGTTCGGCCAAGGAAGCGCCCTGAATTGACCAGTACGTATGCTGCCATCGTTCCAAGCACTGTCGCTAGGGTAGACGACATGACCGCAACCTTGATCGTAACCCAAGCTGCATCCAGAAAGGCTTCGTCGCGCAGCAATTCGCCGTACCATTTGGTTGAAAAACCTGCCCAAACGGTCACCAATTTGGATGCGTTAAAGCTATAGATCACCAGCAAAATCATCGGCAGATAAAGGAAAGCAAATCCAAGGGTAAGAGCCGTGGTGTTGAACGTACTGAGACGTTTCATGCTTCTGCCTCCGCTTGTTTTTGCTGGTTACGCTGGAACAATACGATCGGGATAATCAGGATCAGAAGCAAGATCACTGCTACAGCAGATGCGACCGGCCAGTCGCGGTTGTTGAAGAATTCTTCAAACAACACTTTGCCGATCATCAGCGTACCTGAACCGCCCAGAAGCGAAGGGATAACAAACTCGCCCAGCGCCGGGATGAAGACAAGGAAGCAGCCCGCAATGATGCCGTTCTTCGACAGCGGTACTGTCACCAGCCAGAAGGCAGACAGACGCGAACAACCAAGGTCTTCGGCGGCCTCAATCAGGCTGTCATCCATCCGGTCGAGTGCTGCATAGATTGGCAGAATCATGAACGGAAGGTAGGTATACACGATCCCGATGTAGACGGCTGTGTTGGTATTCAGGATGGTAAGAGGATCAGAAATCACCCCTAACCATAGAAGCAGTTGGTTAAGCAGTCCCTCGTTACTCAGGATCCCGATCCACGCGTAGACCCGTATGAGAAACGAGGTCCAGAATGGCAAAATTACAAGCATCATCAGCGTGGCACGCCACTCCTCCGGCGCGCGGGACATGGAATAGGCCATCGGATAGCCCACCAGCAGCGTCAGGAACGTCGAAATTAACGCTATCTTGAGGCTGCTAAGGTAGGCTTTGTAGTAAAGATCATCTGTGGTGAGGAATACGAAGTTCTCGAAATCCAGACCTTGTATCAGCGCAGCAAAGCCATCTTTCATCGTGGGCGTATAGGGCGGGATCGCGAGATCAATATCCGATAGCGAGATTTTGAAAACGATCAGAAACGGAACAAGAAAAAGCGCCAACAACCATGTGTATGGCACTGCGATCAGTGCAAATCTGCGCATCAGCGTACCTCCCCTAGAGGGATTTGTGCGAAATCATGCATATGCAAAAGGGAAATGCGGCGGGTCATTCGGCCAGCAAAACGCCAGCGGTTGCGTTCCAGCGGATCCAGACGGGATCTTCCCATGTTATGTTCCGGCGCGAAAGACGGCGCGTATTGGCTGTCTGCGCCTTGATGATCTGTCCGCCCGGTAGCTCTACGTAATAGGTGCTGAGATTACCCAGATACGCGATATCAAGCACTTTACCTTGCACCGCATTCTCGGCCTCTTCGGGCATTTCTTTTGTGATGCTGATTTTTTCGGGGCGGATGGCTAGGTGACAATCCTGCCCTTCTGAAAAAGGCCGGTCAGACACAGCAAGGATCGGGGCCTGATTGACGCCCCAATCTATAAAATATTTATCCGGACCAGCCGCTTTGGCGGTCCCTTTGATGATGTTCACATCCCCGATAAAATCCGCCACATAAACGCTGTTTGGCGCTTCGTAGATGCCTCCGGGGGTTGCGACCTGAATGATCCGCCCTTCGTCCATCACCGCAACGCGCGAAGCAACTGTCATCGCTTCCTCTTGGTCATGGGTCACGATCACAAAGGTTGTGCCGGTTGTTTCCTGAATATCCATTAACTCAAACTGCGTATCCTGCCGCAGCTTTTTGTCGAGCGCGCCCAAAGGTTCATCCAGCAGGAGCAGCTTAGGCCCCTTCGCAAGACTACGGGCCAAGGCGACTCGTTGGCGTTGACCGCCGGAAATCTGGTGAGGTTTGCGGCGCGCGAATTTTTCAAGCCGCGTAAGTTTAAGCATCTCGGCAACGCGTGCATCAATCTTGTCTTTTGACAGTTTGTCGCGGCGCAGACCAAACGCGATATTCTCATAGATGCTCAGGTGTGGAAAAAGTGCGTAAGACTGGAACATCATGTTCACGGCACGCTTGTTGGGCGGTACGTTCGCAATGTCCTGACCGGCAAGTTCGATCGAGCCTTCTGTCACGTTTTCGAATCCTGCCAGCATGCGCATCATCGTGGTTTTACCGCAGCCGGACGGGCCAAGCAGGGCAAAGAATTCGCGCGTGTAGATATCAAGGGTCAGATCATCGATGGCAACAAAGTCACCAAAGCGTTTGGTGACATTCTTGAACCGGATCAGGGGTTTTTCATTCGGGTTCTCCCAAGGTGAAAAATCCTTATCCCAAGTATCAGATTTCGGTTTTGCCACAGGGCCACCCCACGTTGAACTTAAAGAACAGGACAGGGCCGACTGGCCCTGCCCCGATTATTCCGGACTTAGGTACCGGATTTAATCTTGGTCCAGCTACGGGTCACAACGCGCTGCACTTTCGGCGGATAAGGCGTGGTCGTGAACAGGTTGTTCAGCGTCGCCTCATCAGGGTAAATCGCCGGATCGCCAATAACATCTTCGACAAGGTACTCTTGCGAAGCTTTGTTGCCGTTGGCGTAGTAGACATAGTTAGAAGCAGCCGCCATGTTCTGCGCGTCCATAATAAAGTTCAAGAACTTGTGCGCGCCGTCAGTGTTCGGGGCGTCAACTGGAATGGCCATTTGGTCAAACCACATCTGCGCACCTTCCTTGGCGGCATGATAGGCTATTTCAACACCGTTATCCGCCTCGGCCGCGCGATCACGCGCCTGAAGGATATCGCCGGACCAGCCAACAGCAACGCAAATATCGCCATTTGCCAGTGCCTGAATATATTCAGAACTGTGGAACTTTTGGATGTAAGGGCGCACCTTCATCATCACTTCTTCGGCCTTCGCAATGACCTCTGGATCATGGCTGTCGGGGTCTTCGCCGATGTACTTCAACGTCATCGGCAGCATCTCGGCAGGCGCATCAAGGAAATGCACTCCGCAATCGGCAAGTTTGGACATGTTGTCAGGATTCAACACCAGCTCAAGTGAATCTACGGGGGCGTCTTCCCCAAGAATCTCCTTCACCTTTCCAAGGTTCACGCCAATGCCGGTGGTGCCCCACATGTAGTTGATGGAGTATGCGTTTTCCGGGTCATACTGTTCTGTGCGGCTTGTAACGACATCCCACATGTTCGTGATGTTCGGCAATTTGGTCATGTCTAGCTTCTGAAACGCGCCAGCCGTGATTTGACGCTGCAAGAACGTGCCGGACGGCACCACAACATCATAACCAGATCCGCCAGCAAGCATTTTAGTTTCCAGCACTTCGTTGCTGTCAAACACGTCGTAAATCAGATCGATATCGGTTTCTTCTTCGAACTTCGCCAGAAGATCTTCATCGATATAGTCAGACCAATTATAAACGCGAACTTCTTCGGCAAGCGCTGCGCTGGCCATCAAAGCGGCAGCGGCTGTGCCGGTAAAGAGTGTCTTGATCATTGTGGTACTCCCTTGAGTGAAGACGGGTTGGCCCCGACATTGGCAAAGATGTGATCAAATTTTGAACGCCTTGCCAAGCTAATTCATTTGCATCGCCTTTCCTGCAGCGTTGATAAGTGCAAAACAGCCGCTGCATCGACGACTTTAGACACTGCTTGATTGACCCCAAAGCAATTTGATCATATTTTGGGCACAGCCATCCCTCCAGCCTGATAGGGGCCCTTCATGACCATTATATCAAACCACCTCCCAACAGCCGAACTTCAGGCGTTGGACGCCGCCCACCACATGCACCCATTCACAACCAACGACGAGCTAGAAAGCCGTGGCGCGCGGGTGATTACCAGCGGCAAGGGCATCTACTTGCGTGACAGTGAAGGGAACGAAATTCTGGACGCGATGGCCGGTTTGTGGTGCGTGAATCTGGGTTACGGACGCGAAGAACTGGTGAAAGTAGCTGCGCGCCAGATGCAAGAACTGCCCTTCTACAACACCTTCTTCAACACCACACATACACCCGCTATCGCCTTGGCCGCTGAGTTGGCCAAGCTTGCTCCTGAAGGTCTGAATCATGTTTTCTTTGCTGGTTCCGGTTCGGAAGCAAATGACACAAACCTGCGTATGGTCCGTGTATACTGGGCCGAAAAAGGGCATCCTGAAAAATCCCATATCATCAGCCGTAAAAACGCCTACCACGGATCCACTGTTGGTTCAGGATCATTGGGCGGGATGAGCTATATGCATGCCCAAGGCGGCATGCCTATCCCAGGCATCCATCACATCGGCCAACCTGATTGGTGGGCTGAAGGCGGTGACCACACACCCGAAGAGTTCGGCCTTGCCCGGGCCCAAGAGCTTGAAGCAAAGATTCTTGAGCTTGGCGCTGACAAGGTTGCCGCGTTTATCGCAGAGCCGATACAGGGCGCTGGTGGTGTGATTGTGCCGCCAAGCACCTATTGGCCAGAGATTCAGCGAATTTGTAAGAAGCATAACGTGCTTATCATTGCGGATGAGGTGATCTGCGGTTTCGGGCGAACCGGCAACTGGTTTGGCTCAACCACAATGGGGATCAAACCGCACATCATGACAATCGCCAAGGGTCTCAGCTCCGGTTACATGCCGATTGGCGGCTCGATTGTGTGTGACGAGATCGCCGAGGTCATCAACGCGATCGAATTCAACCACGGTTACACGTACTCGGGCCACCCGGTTTGCGCCGCTGTCGCGCTGGAAAACCTGCGGATCATGCAAGACGATAAAATTCTGGATCACGTGAACAACGTGGCAGCCCCCGCCCTGCGCGAAGCGCTTGACCAACTGGCGGAACATCCTCTGGTCGGCGGTGTGAATGTGCAAGGTATGATGGCCTCGCTTCCGCTTTCGCCACAAAAAGAGACACGCGCGAAATTCGCGATGGAGGCAGGTACCGCAGGTTTCATGTGTCGCGAACGATGCTTCGCCAATAATCTGGTCATGCGCCATGTTGGCGACAGGATGATCATCTCTCCGCCGCTGGTAATTACACCCGAAGAAATCAGTATTTTCCACAAGCGTGCCAAGCTTGCGCTGGACGACACATACAAAGCGCTCAAAGATGACGACATGCTAAAAGCAGCTTCATAAGACATTGCTGGACGTAAAAATTTGCGTCCAGCACACTTATCAAGCAGGCAGATCGACTGAAATCGTCAGAAATTCAGTAAAAACGCCCTGAATTTAATAGTTTCCCTCGAATTCGTCTTTATCCAGTTGCAAACGTGGCCTTCCTTGCGTTTAGTTTACGGCAATGTAAAAAATAAAGACCACGGGGAGCCATCAATTTGGCCAATACTAAGAACAGCGACGCATTCGTCGAGTTTGAACGTGTGCAAAAAAGCTATGACGGCGAAAACCTAGTCGTCAAAGATTTGAACCTTAGTCTGCCAAAGGGTGAGTTTCTTACGATGCTCGGGCCCTCGGGATCAGGCAAAACGACCTGCCTTATGATGCTGGCCGGTTTTGAGACTGCCACCTACGGCGATATTCGTCTGGACGGCGTATCCATTAACAACATCCCGCCGCACAAACGCGGAATTGGCATGGTATTTCAGAACTATGCCCTGTTCCCGCACATGACAGTGGCCGAGAACCTGTCCTTCCCGCTAGAAGTCCGCAAGATGGGCAAATCCCAGCGCGAAGAAAAAATCACGCGTGCGCTAGGCATGGTGCAGATGAACGACTTTGCAGGTCGCCGTCCCGCGCAGCTTTCGGGCGGTCAACAGCAGCGTATCGCTTTGGCGCGCGCGCTTGTGTTCGAACCAGAACTGGTTCTGATGGATGAACCGCTTGGCGCTTTGGACAAACAGCTGCGCGAATCACTGCAGTTTGAAATTACGAAACTGGCTCATGATCTGGGGATCACAGTTGTTTACGTGACCCACGACCAGACCGAAGCGCTGACCATGTCTGACCGCGTTGCTGTGTTTGACGATGGCCGCATTCAGCAGCTCGCGCCGCCAGACAAACTATATGAAGAGCCTGAAAACAGCTTCGTCGCGCAGTTTATCGGCGAAAATAACACCCTTGAAGGCGTGGTGAAAGAAATCAAAGGCGGTGTTGCCCTTGTCCAGCTGGACAGCGGTGAGATCATTGAAGCCAAGCCAGTCAACGTTAACAAAGCGGGTGATCGCACGCGTGTATCCATCCGCCCAGAGCGT is drawn from Sulfitobacter sp. S223 and contains these coding sequences:
- a CDS encoding flagellar hook-length control protein FliK, encoding MNIPIGKGGQIEQLKVAPHSHDISVPTYDGEKRTGLLDFASLLAALPDPARTGGEPTQFQKITVPDGAGTSTDADVTDSSAMSTDREAVDIDLPLSLAKKTPSDLNAVSNRGPSRVAQHLTPDAFHLPGRSINPDAGTAAEPVQPQRGSDTSPLNEQQTAALSAASDLPSQSRNKAPGVQHQAEAPLTGGIHHARTNDKLAGEPLELVAVQLTEERNHNARNEGRTLSTGRELLGGPASSENARAKLPQGMAAADAALQENGILPIRGNPASLPQLPSQASALLPDKSAPVTTGKPATQSGFSALSASDTHNLKSIGNIASPVEPAAVSTAMGDKPESSLFPETSVRLNQGPNPRHSETRVAAPVISQIAAPPSPKTARVQAPISDPSSSAQLMLELGAKSDAATSLLVAAETPEIVDCNSNRINSAQQGPLPVQRTEMVSQIARQLTEVMPSAASRPVEIALSPEELGRVRMGITTDEGKITISILAERPETLDLMRRHIDQLGQSFRSLGYEQVSFLFGQGTGNGDQADVDPKDQNASARTVLAHPDEDQSPVIINVAPTTASGVDIRL
- a CDS encoding flagellar hook capping FlgD N-terminal domain-containing protein codes for the protein MISPTLTNSTNNSVAGTAASSPQAQAVLSSDFETFINMLTTQAKYQDPLEPLDSSEYAAQLAQFSMVEQQVLSNDLLTALANSLGNSTMGQMAGWIGMEGRTTAPVAFENTPIEILPDPPIGAKSMELVVYDTQGREVDRGALPVSSNPVIWAGVRQDGSAVPAGQYRFEVEAVDSAGNPLPAATASTYARITEVQNNGNETRVIFAGGAEASANAITALRKAI
- a CDS encoding FAD-binding oxidoreductase, with amino-acid sequence MKRLFDDYAYGEGPRANCWWDASHDIGPRPSFSENGRTDVAIIGAGFTGLSAALHLARAGISVTVLDAQRIGWGASGRNGGFCCLGGGMAGDSLLDRRFGRDGRIAFRRTERAAIELVESIIQQHDIEVDRHSKGETMLAHRPKDMAELEAHAKAIDENYGVPYQLHKAESLASLGMAGPFHGGLTIETGFGLNPRKYLAGLTQAAEASGARIYEQSEVTGLRSQVDGWVLEANGHKLRADRVIIATNGYSSENLPNWLAGRYLPSQSNVIVTRPLDDNELAAAGWSSDQMCYDTRNLLHYFRLLPNRRFLFGMRGGVFTGAAAEAKATQCIRTDFERMFPAWSGVEATHGWSGMVCLSRDLMPFVGEIPEQSGLYAGLCYHGNGIATGTYSGALLAQLVQDQPPTLIHPQAMRAPLRRFPLGRWRRALLPFAYGAYAIADR
- a CDS encoding ABC transporter permease, which produces MKRLSTFNTTALTLGFAFLYLPMILLVIYSFNASKLVTVWAGFSTKWYGELLRDEAFLDAAWVTIKVAVMSSTLATVLGTMAAYVLVNSGRFLGRTLFSGMIYAPLVMPEVITGLSLLLLFIGIGLDRGVLTIVLAHTTFAMCYVSVVVSSRLVSFDRSLEEAALDLGCTRLEAFRLVTLPIIAPAVISGWLLAFTLSLDDLVIASFVSGPSSTTLPIKIWSAVRLGVSPEINALSTMMIGVVTIGVISASLVSKRNSVRAQKDAQAAERAA
- a CDS encoding ABC transporter permease subunit, with the protein product MRRFALIAVPYTWLLALFLVPFLIVFKISLSDIDLAIPPYTPTMKDGFAALIQGLDFENFVFLTTDDLYYKAYLSSLKIALISTFLTLLVGYPMAYSMSRAPEEWRATLMMLVILPFWTSFLIRVYAWIGILSNEGLLNQLLLWLGVISDPLTILNTNTAVYIGIVYTYLPFMILPIYAALDRMDDSLIEAAEDLGCSRLSAFWLVTVPLSKNGIIAGCFLVFIPALGEFVIPSLLGGSGTLMIGKVLFEEFFNNRDWPVASAVAVILLLILIIPIVLFQRNQQKQAEAEA
- a CDS encoding ABC transporter ATP-binding protein, producing MAKPKSDTWDKDFSPWENPNEKPLIRFKNVTKRFGDFVAIDDLTLDIYTREFFALLGPSGCGKTTMMRMLAGFENVTEGSIELAGQDIANVPPNKRAVNMMFQSYALFPHLSIYENIAFGLRRDKLSKDKIDARVAEMLKLTRLEKFARRKPHQISGGQRQRVALARSLAKGPKLLLLDEPLGALDKKLRQDTQFELMDIQETTGTTFVIVTHDQEEAMTVASRVAVMDEGRIIQVATPGGIYEAPNSVYVADFIGDVNIIKGTAKAAGPDKYFIDWGVNQAPILAVSDRPFSEGQDCHLAIRPEKISITKEMPEEAENAVQGKVLDIAYLGNLSTYYVELPGGQIIKAQTANTRRLSRRNITWEDPVWIRWNATAGVLLAE
- a CDS encoding polyamine ABC transporter substrate-binding protein, with amino-acid sequence MIKTLFTGTAAAALMASAALAEEVRVYNWSDYIDEDLLAKFEEETDIDLIYDVFDSNEVLETKMLAGGSGYDVVVPSGTFLQRQITAGAFQKLDMTKLPNITNMWDVVTSRTEQYDPENAYSINYMWGTTGIGVNLGKVKEILGEDAPVDSLELVLNPDNMSKLADCGVHFLDAPAEMLPMTLKYIGEDPDSHDPEVIAKAEEVMMKVRPYIQKFHSSEYIQALANGDICVAVGWSGDILQARDRAAEADNGVEIAYHAAKEGAQMWFDQMAIPVDAPNTDGAHKFLNFIMDAQNMAAASNYVYYANGNKASQEYLVEDVIGDPAIYPDEATLNNLFTTTPYPPKVQRVVTRSWTKIKSGT
- a CDS encoding aspartate aminotransferase family protein → MTIISNHLPTAELQALDAAHHMHPFTTNDELESRGARVITSGKGIYLRDSEGNEILDAMAGLWCVNLGYGREELVKVAARQMQELPFYNTFFNTTHTPAIALAAELAKLAPEGLNHVFFAGSGSEANDTNLRMVRVYWAEKGHPEKSHIISRKNAYHGSTVGSGSLGGMSYMHAQGGMPIPGIHHIGQPDWWAEGGDHTPEEFGLARAQELEAKILELGADKVAAFIAEPIQGAGGVIVPPSTYWPEIQRICKKHNVLIIADEVICGFGRTGNWFGSTTMGIKPHIMTIAKGLSSGYMPIGGSIVCDEIAEVINAIEFNHGYTYSGHPVCAAVALENLRIMQDDKILDHVNNVAAPALREALDQLAEHPLVGGVNVQGMMASLPLSPQKETRAKFAMEAGTAGFMCRERCFANNLVMRHVGDRMIISPPLVITPEEISIFHKRAKLALDDTYKALKDDDMLKAAS
- a CDS encoding ABC transporter ATP-binding protein; its protein translation is MANTKNSDAFVEFERVQKSYDGENLVVKDLNLSLPKGEFLTMLGPSGSGKTTCLMMLAGFETATYGDIRLDGVSINNIPPHKRGIGMVFQNYALFPHMTVAENLSFPLEVRKMGKSQREEKITRALGMVQMNDFAGRRPAQLSGGQQQRIALARALVFEPELVLMDEPLGALDKQLRESLQFEITKLAHDLGITVVYVTHDQTEALTMSDRVAVFDDGRIQQLAPPDKLYEEPENSFVAQFIGENNTLEGVVKEIKGGVALVQLDSGEIIEAKPVNVNKAGDRTRVSIRPERVEYNKERMREGAFTLKAEVLEFIYMGDIFRTRLRVAGRDDFVIKTRNAPDQARLTPGTQIEIGWLPEDCRALDA